From the genome of Chania multitudinisentens RB-25, one region includes:
- the rstB gene encoding two-component system sensor histidine kinase RstB, with amino-acid sequence MRKLFIQFFLLLFVCFLVMAMLVGLVYKFTAERAGRQSMDDLMKSSLYLMRSELREIPFKDWNKTIATLDLNLSFKLHIEPLGKQNLSAELTQRLHQGEIIALDDRYTFMQRIPRSHYVLVVGPIPYLFYLHQMRILDLVLLIFIGLSLALPVFLWMRPHWRDLLKLENAAQRLGAGHLDERTHFEPTSSLNRLSVAFNQMADNINTLIASKKQLIDGIAHELRTPLVRLRYRLAMSDNLSESEQQALTRDISQLEALIDELLTYARLDRPQVALNIEPIDLPGWLRDKVADMQLIHSDRQIELNIPHTGDFGGVDLRLMERVLDNLVNNALRYSKQRLRVGLWFDGENACLQVEDDGPGIPPDARERVFEPFVRLDPSRDRATGGCGLGLAIVHSIALAYQGHVYVEASSLGGAGFRFCWPLKPTFDLKAEPV; translated from the coding sequence ATGAGAAAACTTTTTATTCAATTCTTCCTGCTGCTATTTGTCTGTTTTCTGGTGATGGCGATGCTGGTTGGTCTGGTATACAAATTCACCGCTGAACGGGCGGGCCGCCAGTCAATGGATGACCTGATGAAAAGCTCGCTGTATCTGATGCGCAGTGAACTGCGGGAAATTCCGTTTAAGGATTGGAATAAAACCATCGCTACGTTGGATTTAAACCTGTCGTTCAAGCTACACATCGAGCCACTCGGCAAACAGAATCTGAGCGCTGAACTTACCCAACGTTTGCACCAGGGGGAAATCATTGCCCTGGACGATCGATATACCTTTATGCAACGTATCCCGCGCAGCCATTATGTGTTAGTTGTTGGCCCGATCCCCTACCTGTTCTATCTGCATCAAATGCGCATACTGGATTTGGTGTTGTTGATCTTTATTGGCCTGTCGCTGGCGTTACCGGTTTTCCTGTGGATGCGCCCACACTGGCGAGATTTGCTGAAGCTGGAAAACGCCGCGCAACGCTTAGGTGCTGGCCATCTTGATGAACGCACCCATTTTGAGCCCACCTCCAGCCTCAACCGGCTCAGCGTTGCGTTCAACCAGATGGCCGATAACATCAACACGCTGATTGCCAGCAAAAAACAGCTGATTGACGGTATCGCCCATGAGTTACGTACCCCATTGGTTCGCCTGCGTTATCGCTTGGCGATGAGCGATAACCTTTCCGAAAGTGAACAACAGGCACTGACCCGCGATATCAGCCAGTTAGAGGCGTTGATTGACGAATTGTTGACCTATGCACGGCTGGATCGCCCGCAGGTAGCACTAAACATCGAACCTATTGATTTACCCGGTTGGCTACGGGACAAAGTGGCCGACATGCAGTTAATTCACTCCGATCGGCAGATTGAGCTCAATATTCCACATACTGGTGATTTTGGCGGTGTCGATTTACGGCTGATGGAGCGAGTGCTGGATAATCTGGTCAACAACGCGTTACGTTACTCGAAGCAGCGCCTGCGCGTCGGCCTGTGGTTTGATGGTGAAAATGCCTGCCTACAGGTAGAAGATGATGGGCCAGGTATTCCGCCAGACGCTCGTGAACGGGTTTTCGAACCTTTTGTGCGCCTTGATCCAAGCCGCGATCGTGCGACCGGTGGTTGTGGCTTGGGGTTGGCGATTGTTCATTCTATAGCACTTGCCTACCAGGGCCATGTCTATGTTGAGGCCAGTTCGCTGGGCGGTGCCGGCTTCCGTTTCTGTTGGCCGCTTAAGCCAACCTTTGATTTAAAAGCAGAACCGGTTTGA
- the rstA gene encoding two-component system response regulator RstA has protein sequence MPKIVFVEDDPEVGKLIAAYLGKHDIDVIIEPRGDTAQACIEREQPDLVLLDIMLPGKDGMTLCRDLRPVYPGPIVLLTSLDSDMNHILSLEMGAHDYILKTTPPAVLLARLRLHLRQHGSQPKEEPLQAITQHNALHFSLLCIDPVNRQVTLGEEAITLSTADFDLLWELATHAGQIMDREALLKNLRGVSYDGMDRSIDVAISRLRRKLYDNALEPFRIKTVRNKGYLFAPNAWDSIQQ, from the coding sequence ATGCCTAAAATTGTTTTTGTAGAAGACGATCCAGAAGTCGGCAAATTGATTGCCGCCTATCTGGGCAAACACGACATTGACGTCATCATCGAACCACGTGGCGATACGGCACAGGCTTGTATTGAACGGGAACAGCCGGATCTGGTGCTATTGGATATCATGTTGCCCGGTAAAGACGGTATGACGTTGTGTCGCGATCTGCGCCCGGTTTATCCTGGGCCGATTGTCTTGCTCACCTCGCTCGACAGCGATATGAACCATATTTTGTCGCTGGAAATGGGGGCCCATGACTACATCCTGAAAACCACACCGCCAGCAGTCCTGTTAGCCCGCCTGCGTTTGCACCTGCGCCAACACGGCAGCCAGCCGAAAGAAGAGCCGTTGCAAGCGATCACCCAGCATAATGCATTGCATTTCAGCTTACTGTGTATCGACCCGGTTAACCGTCAGGTGACGTTGGGTGAAGAAGCGATCACCCTTTCCACTGCGGATTTCGATCTGCTGTGGGAGTTGGCAACGCACGCCGGGCAGATTATGGACCGCGAAGCCTTGTTGAAAAATCTGCGTGGTGTCAGCTATGACGGTATGGATCGCAGCATTGACGTGGCAATCTCGCGTCTGCGCCGCAAGCTGTATGACAATGCGCTGGAGCCGTTCCGCATCAAGACCGTGCGCAACAAAGGTTATCTGTTCGCCCCCAATGCCTGGGACTCGATACAGCAATGA
- the folM gene encoding dihydromonapterin reductase — translation MEPHNSAPVLITGGARRIGLALAKSFLLRDIPVIIAYRSDYPALAELKEQGAICLQGDFSEHAGIYRFANQVIQEAPKLRAVIHNASAWLAESAAIPSEQVMASMLQIHVYTPYLLNQLLEPCLRGQGQAGADIIHLTDYVVEKGSDKHIAYAASKAALDNMTRSFARKLAPEVKVNAIAPALIMFNPSDDDEYRRQALEKSLMKIAPGESEVVNLVDYLMNSRYVTGRTHTVDGGRPLR, via the coding sequence ATGGAACCTCACAACTCAGCCCCGGTGCTGATTACCGGTGGAGCCCGCCGCATTGGGCTGGCACTGGCCAAATCATTTCTACTGCGTGACATTCCGGTCATTATCGCTTATCGCAGTGACTACCCGGCATTGGCTGAATTGAAAGAACAAGGAGCAATTTGCCTGCAAGGTGATTTTTCGGAACATGCGGGTATTTACCGTTTTGCCAACCAGGTGATACAGGAAGCTCCAAAACTGCGGGCGGTGATCCACAATGCCAGCGCCTGGCTGGCAGAATCTGCTGCCATCCCATCGGAACAGGTGATGGCATCCATGTTACAAATCCATGTTTATACCCCTTACCTATTAAATCAACTGCTGGAACCTTGCCTGCGTGGCCAAGGGCAAGCTGGCGCTGATATTATCCATCTGACCGATTATGTGGTAGAAAAAGGCAGTGATAAACACATTGCCTACGCGGCCAGTAAAGCGGCGCTGGACAATATGACGCGTTCTTTTGCACGCAAATTGGCACCCGAAGTTAAAGTGAATGCCATCGCTCCGGCACTCATTATGTTTAATCCCAGTGATGATGATGAGTACCGCCGGCAAGCATTGGAAAAATCACTGATGAAGATCGCCCCAGGGGAAAGTGAGGTCGTCAATCTGGTGGATTACCTGATGAACAGCCGTTACGTTACCGGGCGCACCCACACCGTTGATGGCGGGCGGCCATTGCGCTGA
- a CDS encoding carboxypeptidase M32 has protein sequence MTSAHSAYEELCTLFSRLARFDHLSAIGGWDMQTMMPPDGSKARSEALAELSVLKHQILTAQKTATLLEQAQQESLNGIESANLLEMRRQYDNAVLLPESLIEAKSLAGARCEHAWRAQRPANDWDGFSENLSEVVKLTREEAQIRAQAAGTRRYDALLNLYEPGMRSSDLDRIFGDLKTWLPDLLQKVVAKQEKEPCLPPQGPFDLEKQRKLGLSVMKLLGFNFDGGRVDVSVHPFCGGVPQDVRITTRYNENEFLTALLGIVHETGHARYEQNLPREWLGQPVALARSTAIHESQSLLFEMQLARSSDFMKILRPLVIAQFGEQPALEESNFIRLNQRVRPGLIRVDADEVSYPAHVILRYEIEQALVEGDIEVEDIPALWNEKMHSYLGLDSVGNYRNGCMQDIHWTDGAFGYFPTYTLGAMYAAQLFQQVRQAIPNLSDDIAAGDLSALFHWLQQNIWQHGSRYSTETLIANATGEALNPRYFRQHLETRYL, from the coding sequence ATGACATCTGCACATTCCGCCTACGAAGAGTTATGTACGTTATTCAGCCGCCTGGCGCGTTTTGATCATCTTTCTGCGATTGGTGGCTGGGATATGCAAACCATGATGCCGCCGGACGGAAGCAAAGCACGTTCTGAAGCGCTGGCAGAATTAAGCGTGCTGAAACACCAGATTCTGACGGCGCAAAAAACGGCGACGTTGCTTGAACAAGCACAGCAAGAATCTTTAAATGGCATCGAAAGTGCCAACCTGTTGGAAATGCGCCGCCAGTACGATAATGCGGTTTTGCTGCCAGAATCGCTGATCGAAGCGAAATCACTGGCGGGCGCTCGTTGTGAGCATGCCTGGCGCGCACAACGCCCGGCCAACGATTGGGATGGGTTTAGCGAGAACCTGTCTGAAGTGGTCAAACTGACCCGTGAGGAAGCGCAAATTCGGGCTCAAGCCGCTGGAACCCGCCGTTACGACGCCCTGCTAAACCTGTATGAACCCGGTATGCGCAGCAGTGATTTAGACCGGATTTTTGGCGATCTGAAAACCTGGCTGCCTGATTTACTGCAAAAAGTGGTCGCCAAGCAGGAAAAAGAACCCTGCCTGCCGCCGCAAGGCCCGTTTGATCTCGAAAAACAACGCAAACTCGGTTTGAGCGTGATGAAGCTGCTCGGTTTCAACTTTGACGGTGGGCGCGTTGACGTGAGTGTGCATCCTTTCTGCGGCGGTGTTCCACAAGATGTACGTATCACCACTCGCTACAACGAGAACGAGTTTCTTACCGCGTTGCTTGGTATTGTGCATGAAACCGGCCATGCCCGTTACGAACAGAACCTGCCGCGTGAATGGCTAGGCCAGCCTGTCGCTCTGGCTCGTTCTACCGCTATTCATGAGTCACAGAGTTTGCTGTTTGAAATGCAACTGGCACGCAGCAGCGATTTTATGAAAATCCTGCGCCCATTAGTTATCGCTCAGTTTGGTGAACAACCGGCGTTGGAAGAGAGCAACTTCATCCGCCTGAATCAGCGCGTCAGGCCTGGCCTGATCCGCGTCGATGCTGATGAAGTCAGCTACCCTGCCCATGTGATCCTGCGTTATGAGATTGAGCAAGCCTTGGTTGAGGGTGACATTGAGGTGGAAGATATTCCGGCATTGTGGAACGAGAAAATGCACAGTTACCTCGGCTTGGACAGCGTGGGGAATTATCGCAATGGGTGCATGCAAGACATTCACTGGACCGACGGCGCGTTTGGCTATTTCCCCACTTACACTCTTGGCGCGATGTATGCCGCGCAGTTGTTCCAGCAGGTGCGCCAGGCGATCCCGAATTTAAGCGACGATATCGCAGCAGGCGATTTAAGCGCCTTATTTCACTGGTTGCAGCAAAACATCTGGCAACATGGCAGCCGCTACTCTACTGAAACCTTGATCGCCAACGCCACGGGCGAAGCGCTGAATCCACGCTATTTCCGCCAGCACTTGGAAACGCGCTACCTGTAA
- the ydgH gene encoding DUF1471 family protein YdgH, protein MKLKTTIIASALLSLTALSVHAAQELTPEKAAAIKPFDRITITGRFNAINEAADAVSRRADRLGADAFYIQNISDNNNGGNWRITADLFHKDAPEVSKEANYRVFNGVNELPKDEAYLLEPYDTVSVSGFFRSQPDINDAISKEAQKKGAASFFIVRQVDANQGGNQFITAFIYKADAPKRLVQSPDAIPADSDAGRVALAAGGAEAAKVEIPGVASSASPSREVGRFFETQSSTGERYTVTLPDGTKIQELNNATAAQMVPFDSITFTGHFSSMTDVSTETAKRAANKGAKYYHLTRQWQNKSGGNLTVSADLFK, encoded by the coding sequence ATGAAGCTGAAGACCACGATCATCGCATCAGCCTTGTTATCACTCACCGCGCTGTCTGTACATGCCGCGCAAGAGTTAACTCCTGAAAAAGCAGCGGCGATCAAGCCGTTTGATCGCATCACCATCACCGGCCGTTTTAACGCCATCAATGAAGCTGCTGATGCCGTATCACGCCGTGCAGACAGACTGGGTGCCGATGCCTTTTATATCCAGAACATTAGCGATAATAACAATGGCGGCAACTGGCGTATCACCGCTGATCTCTTTCACAAAGACGCCCCCGAAGTCAGTAAAGAAGCAAACTATCGCGTTTTCAACGGCGTGAATGAACTGCCGAAAGACGAAGCCTACCTGCTTGAACCTTATGATACCGTCAGCGTTAGCGGTTTCTTCCGCAGCCAGCCAGATATTAACGACGCTATCTCCAAAGAAGCGCAAAAGAAAGGCGCTGCTTCGTTCTTTATCGTGCGTCAGGTTGATGCCAATCAGGGTGGTAACCAATTTATCACCGCATTTATTTATAAAGCGGATGCACCTAAGCGCCTCGTTCAGAGCCCTGATGCTATCCCGGCCGATTCTGATGCCGGCCGCGTCGCACTGGCAGCAGGTGGTGCAGAAGCCGCCAAAGTGGAAATCCCTGGTGTCGCCTCTTCTGCTTCACCAAGCCGTGAAGTTGGCCGTTTCTTCGAAACGCAATCTTCTACTGGCGAACGTTACACCGTCACACTGCCGGATGGCACCAAGATTCAGGAACTGAACAATGCCACCGCTGCGCAAATGGTGCCGTTTGATTCGATCACCTTTACTGGCCATTTCAGCAGCATGACTGACGTTTCCACTGAAACCGCAAAACGGGCTGCAAATAAAGGTGCCAAGTATTATCACCTCACCCGCCAATGGCAGAATAAGAGCGGTGGTAATTTGACTGTTAGCGCCGATTTGTTCAAATAA
- a CDS encoding trypsin-like serine peptidase, which translates to MRISVLCFLLCSAPLVFPFSASANGSSEQTRLFFGKDQRIKITETRAWPWQAIGQIETASGNLCTATLISPHLALTAGHCVLAPPGSLDKAVSLRFIATSSGWQYQTKNIETLVDQKLGEKLKPDGDGWIVPPAAAAYDFALIRLKDQNALPIKALPLWQGNSKALTQALKKAKRLITQAGYPEDHLDNLYSHQNCKITGWPQKGVLSHQCDTLPGDSGSPLLLKTADGWKLIAIQSSAPAAADRNRADNRALSVTGIREALDDLVAGK; encoded by the coding sequence ATGCGTATATCCGTTTTGTGTTTTTTATTGTGCTCAGCTCCATTGGTTTTTCCATTTTCGGCCTCTGCAAACGGCTCCTCCGAACAAACACGTTTATTTTTTGGTAAAGATCAGCGCATTAAGATTACGGAAACCCGCGCTTGGCCTTGGCAAGCCATTGGTCAGATAGAAACCGCCAGCGGTAATCTGTGTACCGCCACGTTGATTTCGCCTCATCTGGCGCTCACTGCGGGCCATTGCGTGCTGGCACCGCCAGGTAGCCTGGATAAGGCTGTTTCTCTGCGTTTTATTGCCACCTCCAGCGGTTGGCAATACCAGACGAAAAATATCGAAACATTGGTTGACCAGAAGTTAGGCGAAAAGCTCAAACCCGATGGCGATGGCTGGATTGTACCCCCTGCCGCCGCCGCTTATGATTTTGCGCTAATTCGGCTGAAAGACCAGAATGCTTTGCCGATTAAAGCGCTGCCGCTGTGGCAAGGCAACAGCAAGGCATTAACCCAGGCGTTGAAAAAGGCAAAGCGCCTGATTACTCAGGCTGGATACCCAGAGGATCATCTGGATAATCTCTATAGTCACCAAAACTGCAAAATCACCGGTTGGCCGCAAAAAGGCGTGCTGTCACACCAATGTGACACCTTGCCAGGTGACAGTGGTTCCCCGCTGTTGCTGAAAACCGCCGATGGTTGGAAGTTGATTGCTATCCAGAGTTCAGCACCGGCGGCGGCAGACCGCAACCGGGCCGATAATCGGGCGCTGTCTGTTACCGGTATTCGTGAGGCTTTGGATGATTTGGTGGCGGGGAAGTGA
- the asr gene encoding acid resistance repetitive basic protein Asr: protein MKKVLALIVAAAMGLSSVAFAADVVAPAASGATTTQSAPVKASHMKKHHMKKAPEQKAQSAKKHHKASSKKAPVQKAQAAKKHHKKASKKA, encoded by the coding sequence ATGAAAAAAGTACTAGCTCTGATTGTTGCCGCTGCAATGGGTCTGTCTTCCGTCGCTTTTGCTGCCGATGTTGTCGCCCCCGCAGCGTCTGGAGCTACCACGACTCAATCAGCGCCGGTTAAGGCTTCTCACATGAAAAAACATCATATGAAGAAAGCCCCTGAACAAAAGGCTCAATCAGCCAAGAAACACCATAAAGCCAGCAGCAAAAAAGCGCCGGTTCAGAAAGCCCAGGCCGCTAAAAAGCACCATAAAAAAGCCAGTAAAAAGGCTTAA